In Labrus mixtus chromosome 13, fLabMix1.1, whole genome shotgun sequence, a single genomic region encodes these proteins:
- the pcdh8 gene encoding protocadherin-8 isoform X2: MGFGRISGVALCLVFVLFCTVQCTTTRYFTFEEDAPGTEIGNLSQDLKIDPADDPDTSFRFMQENNSSLIQMRETDGLLSVAEIIDREQLCPRSPRCFITFDIVAFSKEKFQLIHVEIEVKDINDHSPHFPRNQTNLEILENVPLGSRFPLQIALDQDVGENYIQSFNISPSTHFAIEVRDREDGVKFAELVLVRKLDREVEDSYTIEVTATDGGVLAKSGSMLVYIKVLDFNDNSPTFEHSSLKVELNEDSPVGHRVLKVHAFDPDDGENGEVIYAFADGVSQEVARVFYIDPYSGDVTLKALVDFEKRRSYELSIKASDLGANSVPSSCKVVIDIVDVNDNAPEISIKPMTSSSDGVAYITEAAAADSFVALISTSDRDSGSNGYVRISLLGHEHFTLQQAYGDSFMIITSTTLDREKIPEYNLTVVAEDVGSPPFKTVRQYTIRVTDENDNPPLFSKSFYEVSVLENNIPGSYVTTVVARDPDVGKNAKVSYTLIDSEVQGGSMLSTYVSVDSLSGSLYTLRSFDFETLQQIELVIQAEDRGSPALSSTSTIRIKVVDLNDNFPYFTFPVLVNDTADIPLPFNAPAGFLALRVSAEDEDEGMNGELSYQIVQGDPKLFTMNEDTGEIALKQRLTAEIGDVLEIKITVSDNARSPLSSSATIQFVVSETEPSEDQVVIVLRSSDEDGPSLDGSIIVIIMLSGGCALLLIAIVVVVVTCKLSRGGRKQGSKREVCHSLFDRRPLPMLGLKEPNIYTGQRGFFHERTSSSLDESCMYEERSGDSETKMFLPSKHFQPASVWQGDKYCLQVSIGNTDQLSVKDSGKGDSDFNDSDSDISGDGGRKNFSTFQPRLKSLSSASNSLSGDCQGTYSAVQPQSFRVPRDNAYTIGFSPVPVFNSPHGYPLSWKDSGYGTNRPKSRSSMQSFSRTGTLPSYFNPQQHQCEAAVGGPEVQRESPSFVTVATALEVATIF; encoded by the exons ATGGGATTTGGCAGGATATCAGGAGTTGCACTAtgccttgtgtttgttttattttgtacagttCAGTGTACAACTACAAGGTATTTCACGTTTGAAGAGGATGCGCCGGGGACAGAGATAGGAAACTTGTCCCAAGATTTAAAGATTGATCCAGCTGATGACCCTGACACTTCGTTCCGCTTCATGCAAGAAAACAACTCCTCTTTGATTCAAATGCGGGAGACTGACGGACTTCTGAGTGTTGCAGAAATCATCGATCGGGAGCAGCTTTGCCCCAGGTCTCCGCGTTGCTTCATCACCTTCGACATTGTGGCCTTCTCCAAAGAGAAGTTCCAACTCATCCACGTGGAGATCGAGGTAAAAGACATCAACGACCACTCTCCTCATTTCCCGCGTAATCAGACAAATCTGGAGATTTTGGAAAACGTCCCTCTTGGCTCAAGATTCCCCCTGCAGATTGCTCTGGACCAGGATGTGGGTGAAAATTACATCCAGAGCTTCAACATCTCCCCTAGTACTCATTTTGCCATCGAAGTGCGCGACAGGGAGGATGGAGTGAAGTTTGCTGAGCTCGTGCTTGTGCGCAAGCTGGACAGGGAGGTGGAGGACTCGTACACGATCGAAGTTACTGCAACTGACGGAGGAGTGCTTGCAAAGTCTGGCTCAATGCTTGTTTACATCAAAGTGCTGGACTTTAATGACAACAGCCCCACGTTTGAGCACAGCTCACTGAAAGTGGAGCTGAATGAAGATTCTCCAGTGGGTCACCGAGTTCTCAAAGTGCACGCTTTTGACCCGGATGACGGAGAAAACGGTGAGGTCATTTACGCATTTGCTGACGGTGTATCACAAGAAGTTGCACGTGTTTTCTACATCGACCCTTACTCCGGTGATGTGACCTTGAAGGCTCTTGTTGATTTTGAGAAAAGAAGATCATACGAGCTGAGCATCAAAGCCTCAGATTTGGGCGCTAACTCTGTGCCATCCAGCTGTAAAGTTGTGATAGATATCGtggatgtgaatgacaatgcgCCTGAAATCAGCATCAAACCCATGACTTCCAGCAGTGATGGGGTCGCCTACATcacagaggctgcagctgcGGACAGTTTTGTTGCTCTGATCAGCACCTCGGACAGAGACTCCGGCTCCAACGGGTACGTGCGCATCAGCCTGCTCGGGCACGAGCACTTCACCCTCCAACAAGCATATGGAGACTCTTTTATGATCATCACCAGCACCACGTTAGACAGAGAGAAGATTCCAGAGTATAACCTGACTGTGGTGGCAGAAGATGTGGGAAGCCCGCCCTTCAAAACTGTCAGACAGTACACCATCCGGGTAACAGATGAGAATGAcaaccctcctctcttcagtaaGTCTTTTTATGAAGTGTCAGTCCTGGAGAATAATATTCCAGGTTCATATGTAACCACTGTTGTTGCACGAGATCCAGATGTGGGAAAGAATGCCAAAGTCTCCTACACGCTGATCGACTCAGAGGTGCAAGGTGGATCCATGCTGTCCACCTATGTTTCAGTGGACTCTCTCTCAGGCTCTCTGTACACTTTAAGGTCTTTTGATTTTGAGACTCTTCAGCAGATCGAGCTGGTCATCCAAGCTGAGGACCGAGGCTCCCCCGCCCTTTCAAGCACGTCAACAATCAGGATCAAAGTGGTGGATCTGAATGACAACTTCCCATACTTCACCTTCCCTGTCCTTGTGAATGACACTGCCGACATCCCTCTCCCTTTCAACGCCCCTGCTGGCTTTCTGGCCCTAAGAGTCTCTGCAGAAGACGAGGACGAGGGAATGAACGGCGAGCTCTCCTACCAAATTGTCCAAGGTGACCCCAAGCTTTTCACAATGAACGAAGACACGGGAGAAATTGCTCTAAAACAACGGCTGACAGCTGAAATTGGAGACGTGCTGGAAATTAAAATCACTGTGAGTGACAATGCCAGGTCCCCGCTCTCTAGCAGTGCCACTATTCAGTTTGTCGTCTCAGAGACGGAGCCGTCCGAAGACCAAGTCGTCATTGTGCTGAGGTCAAGTGATGAAGACGGCCCCAGCTTGGACGGCTCgataattgttattattatgcTCAGCGGGGGGTGTGCTTTGTTGCTGATTGCAATagtggttgttgttgtcacATGTAAACTCAGTCGAGGAGGAAGAAAGCAGGGCTCCAAGAGAGAGGTGTGCCACAGCTTGTTTGACAGAAGACCCTTACCCATGCTGGGCCTGAAAGAACCCAACATCTACACCGGCCAGAGAGGCTTCTTCCACGAGAGaacctcttcttctctggatGAATCCTGCATGTACGAGGAGAGGAGTGGGGACTCGGAGACAAAG ATGTTCCTGCCCTCCAAGCATTTCCAGCCGGCTTCTGTGTGGCAAGGTGACAAATACTGCTTGCAAGTGAG CATTGGCAACACGGACCAGCTGAGCGTGAAGGACAGTGGCAAAGGGGACAGTGACTTTAACGACAGTGACTCTGATATTAGCGGAGACGGAGGCCGGAAGAACTTCAGCACATTCCAGCCAAGGCTAAAAA GTTTATCCAGCGCATCTAATAGCTTGTCTGGGGATTGCCAAGGCACCTACAGTGCAGTACAACCGCAGAGCTTCAGAGTCCCCAGGGACAATGCATACACAATTGGCTTCTCTCCAGTGCCCGTCTTCAACAGTCCTCATGGCTATCCCCTCTCTTGGAAGGACTCCGGCTACGGCACAAATCGCCCAAAATCAAGGAGCAGCATGCAAAGCTTCTCCAGGACAGGGACTCTTCCTTCCTACTTCAATCCTCAGCAGCATCAGTGTGAGGCTGCAGTCGGAGGACCTGAAGTTCAGAGGGAGAGTCCAAGTTTTGTAACAGTTGCTACAGCATTAGAGGTTGCAACtatcttttaa
- the pcdh8 gene encoding protocadherin-8 isoform X1: MGFGRISGVALCLVFVLFCTVQCTTTRYFTFEEDAPGTEIGNLSQDLKIDPADDPDTSFRFMQENNSSLIQMRETDGLLSVAEIIDREQLCPRSPRCFITFDIVAFSKEKFQLIHVEIEVKDINDHSPHFPRNQTNLEILENVPLGSRFPLQIALDQDVGENYIQSFNISPSTHFAIEVRDREDGVKFAELVLVRKLDREVEDSYTIEVTATDGGVLAKSGSMLVYIKVLDFNDNSPTFEHSSLKVELNEDSPVGHRVLKVHAFDPDDGENGEVIYAFADGVSQEVARVFYIDPYSGDVTLKALVDFEKRRSYELSIKASDLGANSVPSSCKVVIDIVDVNDNAPEISIKPMTSSSDGVAYITEAAAADSFVALISTSDRDSGSNGYVRISLLGHEHFTLQQAYGDSFMIITSTTLDREKIPEYNLTVVAEDVGSPPFKTVRQYTIRVTDENDNPPLFSKSFYEVSVLENNIPGSYVTTVVARDPDVGKNAKVSYTLIDSEVQGGSMLSTYVSVDSLSGSLYTLRSFDFETLQQIELVIQAEDRGSPALSSTSTIRIKVVDLNDNFPYFTFPVLVNDTADIPLPFNAPAGFLALRVSAEDEDEGMNGELSYQIVQGDPKLFTMNEDTGEIALKQRLTAEIGDVLEIKITVSDNARSPLSSSATIQFVVSETEPSEDQVVIVLRSSDEDGPSLDGSIIVIIMLSGGCALLLIAIVVVVVTCKLSRGGRKQGSKREVCHSLFDRRPLPMLGLKEPNIYTGQRGFFHERTSSSLDESCMYEERSGDSETKMFLPSKHFQPASVWQGDKYCLQVSSIGNTDQLSVKDSGKGDSDFNDSDSDISGDGGRKNFSTFQPRLKSLSSASNSLSGDCQGTYSAVQPQSFRVPRDNAYTIGFSPVPVFNSPHGYPLSWKDSGYGTNRPKSRSSMQSFSRTGTLPSYFNPQQHQCEAAVGGPEVQRESPSFVTVATALEVATIF; this comes from the exons ATGGGATTTGGCAGGATATCAGGAGTTGCACTAtgccttgtgtttgttttattttgtacagttCAGTGTACAACTACAAGGTATTTCACGTTTGAAGAGGATGCGCCGGGGACAGAGATAGGAAACTTGTCCCAAGATTTAAAGATTGATCCAGCTGATGACCCTGACACTTCGTTCCGCTTCATGCAAGAAAACAACTCCTCTTTGATTCAAATGCGGGAGACTGACGGACTTCTGAGTGTTGCAGAAATCATCGATCGGGAGCAGCTTTGCCCCAGGTCTCCGCGTTGCTTCATCACCTTCGACATTGTGGCCTTCTCCAAAGAGAAGTTCCAACTCATCCACGTGGAGATCGAGGTAAAAGACATCAACGACCACTCTCCTCATTTCCCGCGTAATCAGACAAATCTGGAGATTTTGGAAAACGTCCCTCTTGGCTCAAGATTCCCCCTGCAGATTGCTCTGGACCAGGATGTGGGTGAAAATTACATCCAGAGCTTCAACATCTCCCCTAGTACTCATTTTGCCATCGAAGTGCGCGACAGGGAGGATGGAGTGAAGTTTGCTGAGCTCGTGCTTGTGCGCAAGCTGGACAGGGAGGTGGAGGACTCGTACACGATCGAAGTTACTGCAACTGACGGAGGAGTGCTTGCAAAGTCTGGCTCAATGCTTGTTTACATCAAAGTGCTGGACTTTAATGACAACAGCCCCACGTTTGAGCACAGCTCACTGAAAGTGGAGCTGAATGAAGATTCTCCAGTGGGTCACCGAGTTCTCAAAGTGCACGCTTTTGACCCGGATGACGGAGAAAACGGTGAGGTCATTTACGCATTTGCTGACGGTGTATCACAAGAAGTTGCACGTGTTTTCTACATCGACCCTTACTCCGGTGATGTGACCTTGAAGGCTCTTGTTGATTTTGAGAAAAGAAGATCATACGAGCTGAGCATCAAAGCCTCAGATTTGGGCGCTAACTCTGTGCCATCCAGCTGTAAAGTTGTGATAGATATCGtggatgtgaatgacaatgcgCCTGAAATCAGCATCAAACCCATGACTTCCAGCAGTGATGGGGTCGCCTACATcacagaggctgcagctgcGGACAGTTTTGTTGCTCTGATCAGCACCTCGGACAGAGACTCCGGCTCCAACGGGTACGTGCGCATCAGCCTGCTCGGGCACGAGCACTTCACCCTCCAACAAGCATATGGAGACTCTTTTATGATCATCACCAGCACCACGTTAGACAGAGAGAAGATTCCAGAGTATAACCTGACTGTGGTGGCAGAAGATGTGGGAAGCCCGCCCTTCAAAACTGTCAGACAGTACACCATCCGGGTAACAGATGAGAATGAcaaccctcctctcttcagtaaGTCTTTTTATGAAGTGTCAGTCCTGGAGAATAATATTCCAGGTTCATATGTAACCACTGTTGTTGCACGAGATCCAGATGTGGGAAAGAATGCCAAAGTCTCCTACACGCTGATCGACTCAGAGGTGCAAGGTGGATCCATGCTGTCCACCTATGTTTCAGTGGACTCTCTCTCAGGCTCTCTGTACACTTTAAGGTCTTTTGATTTTGAGACTCTTCAGCAGATCGAGCTGGTCATCCAAGCTGAGGACCGAGGCTCCCCCGCCCTTTCAAGCACGTCAACAATCAGGATCAAAGTGGTGGATCTGAATGACAACTTCCCATACTTCACCTTCCCTGTCCTTGTGAATGACACTGCCGACATCCCTCTCCCTTTCAACGCCCCTGCTGGCTTTCTGGCCCTAAGAGTCTCTGCAGAAGACGAGGACGAGGGAATGAACGGCGAGCTCTCCTACCAAATTGTCCAAGGTGACCCCAAGCTTTTCACAATGAACGAAGACACGGGAGAAATTGCTCTAAAACAACGGCTGACAGCTGAAATTGGAGACGTGCTGGAAATTAAAATCACTGTGAGTGACAATGCCAGGTCCCCGCTCTCTAGCAGTGCCACTATTCAGTTTGTCGTCTCAGAGACGGAGCCGTCCGAAGACCAAGTCGTCATTGTGCTGAGGTCAAGTGATGAAGACGGCCCCAGCTTGGACGGCTCgataattgttattattatgcTCAGCGGGGGGTGTGCTTTGTTGCTGATTGCAATagtggttgttgttgtcacATGTAAACTCAGTCGAGGAGGAAGAAAGCAGGGCTCCAAGAGAGAGGTGTGCCACAGCTTGTTTGACAGAAGACCCTTACCCATGCTGGGCCTGAAAGAACCCAACATCTACACCGGCCAGAGAGGCTTCTTCCACGAGAGaacctcttcttctctggatGAATCCTGCATGTACGAGGAGAGGAGTGGGGACTCGGAGACAAAG ATGTTCCTGCCCTCCAAGCATTTCCAGCCGGCTTCTGTGTGGCAAGGTGACAAATACTGCTTGCAAGTGAG CAGCATTGGCAACACGGACCAGCTGAGCGTGAAGGACAGTGGCAAAGGGGACAGTGACTTTAACGACAGTGACTCTGATATTAGCGGAGACGGAGGCCGGAAGAACTTCAGCACATTCCAGCCAAGGCTAAAAA GTTTATCCAGCGCATCTAATAGCTTGTCTGGGGATTGCCAAGGCACCTACAGTGCAGTACAACCGCAGAGCTTCAGAGTCCCCAGGGACAATGCATACACAATTGGCTTCTCTCCAGTGCCCGTCTTCAACAGTCCTCATGGCTATCCCCTCTCTTGGAAGGACTCCGGCTACGGCACAAATCGCCCAAAATCAAGGAGCAGCATGCAAAGCTTCTCCAGGACAGGGACTCTTCCTTCCTACTTCAATCCTCAGCAGCATCAGTGTGAGGCTGCAGTCGGAGGACCTGAAGTTCAGAGGGAGAGTCCAAGTTTTGTAACAGTTGCTACAGCATTAGAGGTTGCAACtatcttttaa